The sequence below is a genomic window from Granulicella pectinivorans.
CAACGACCAAAACCCATACGGTGAAACACTAGCGCCTCCCCAATCTGTGAAAGCTGTAGCCACCTCGCGAGATGTGTATATACAATAGCTATATGGACTTGTACTCGATGCTGGATGGGCAGGGCTTTGTCTGGGATAGCGATAAAGCCGCCAGCAATGCCTCCAGGCACGGCGTACGGTTCGAGCAGGCCCGAGAGGTCTTTCTCGACCAGCTCGCTCGCTACGAGGACGCCAGCCCCCAGGAAGAGGCACGGCAGGCGTGTATCGGCCTCACAACCGACTACCGGCTCCTCTATGTCGTCCATGTGGTTCGGGAAGGTGATGTGCTCCGCCTCATCTCCGCAAGGATTGCGGAACCGGCGGAAAGGAGACGCTATGAAAATGACTGATCGCATCAAGCGCAACATGCAGCCAGACAAACCCATGACCCTGATCTCCCTCCGCCTGCCCGATCACGTCATCGACGATCTCAAGGAGGTCGCCCCCTCGCTCGGATTCGGCGGATACCAGGCACTCATCCGGGCCTACATCTCGAACGGACTCCGTAAGCACCTGGCCGAGAGGGAAGCGCAACGGGCCAAGGACTCGACCGTCGAGGAGTTCAGCCAGAGGCTCATCGCCCATGGAGTGCCAGAGCAGGCTATCCAGGAAGCTGTCGCAGAGATGAGAGCGGCAAGGTAGGCGCTGCAAATTCTTGCGGATAGCTGAGTGACCTGAGAGCATGGCGCATGAATCGACGTCAGTTCGCACTCGCAGCCGCCTCATGCTCCGTTCTGCTCACCGGGTGTGACACGGAACAGAAACCTGCAGCTACAGCCACGTTGCTGAATAACAGCGAAATCCAGTCAGCGCTCAAGAATTTGGCCGATGCGATAGACACCTTGGTCGGAGACGTGGGAGAGTTTGATTCCAATAACTGGCGGGAAGTCGTACCGCAGGTTACGAGCTCTTCGGAAGAAGTAAGCAGCGCGTTTGAGGCATTACGTCATGCTCTGAGTGTTCCAAACGCATAGACCTCGCCGTCGGAGCTGTGGGCAAAGTGGGAAACGCTTTTGGGCGTTTTCCAAGGCGGCTTCTTGCCGTCTTTTCCATGGCTCTCGAACGTTAGTGCACCGCTTGGTTTCTGAGTTTGGGATCGTTTGAAACGAAGAAGATGGGCTCCATTCGTTGATGTTCTATGACTTCAGATACACCATTGGAAGTCAGCCGAACGTAGGCGGGATAGACTCCAGGCTCCGTGAGGTTCACGTCGTTTCCCTTTACCATTTCTAGGACGTTGCCTGATTTGTCTTTCAGGATCAGTTTTGCGTTGGCCCCAAAGGGATTCGAGTAGTAGTTCAGCGTCACCGACACATCACTGCGTGCCATCCCAGCAGGTAGCTTGAACCACAC
It includes:
- a CDS encoding BrnT family toxin, producing MDLYSMLDGQGFVWDSDKAASNASRHGVRFEQAREVFLDQLARYEDASPQEEARQACIGLTTDYRLLYVVHVVREGDVLRLISARIAEPAERRRYEND